The genomic stretch GCGGTCACCACCAGTTCATAGGCTGATACGCTCTCGCGGTCCAGGGCTCTGTCCAGCACTAATGAGTAGTAATTCTTGTAGGTGGACACCAGCTTGAAGGGGACGTGCGGCGTCAGGGTGCAGGTGACCTGTCCATTTGAGCCAGAGTCCCGATCGGACACACTGATTAGGGCAATGATGGCGCTAGGCTGAGTGTCTTCTCTGATGGGAAGTGACAAAGAAGTGATGGCAACCTCTGGGGCGTTATCATTTACATCTAGTACTTCCACCAAAAGGGTACAATGACCCGCCATTGGAATATTTCCTTTGTCAACTGCCTCCACGGATATTTcatacaatttcttttcttcGAAATCTAGTTTGCCTTTTGTCCTAATTTCTCCATTGTTCGGATTTATGGTAAATGCATATACCACTGCAGGCGATACAGGCCTTCTAAATGAGTAAACTATATCTCCATTTGTACCATCATCAGGATCTGTGGCATTTAGCTTGATCACTAATGTTCCATTGAATGCGTTCTCTAACACCGTCACTTTATAAACGGATTGGTAAAATTCCGGGGCGTTGTCATTCACGTCCAGAATCGTGATGAGCAGCTGAACTGTGCCAGTCAGCTCGGGTTTACCTCCATCACTGGCTGTCAGTAATAAACTATGTTCCTGAATTTCCTCTCTGTCCAGTGTTTTCCTCAGTACAAGTGATAATGAAGACATTTGCTCAAGACTATTTTGTGCGTCCAAAGTGAAATAATCGTTGGGATCCAGTCGGTAGGTCAATGCCGAGTTTACTCCAATATCTGCATCGGATGCGCCATCTAGTGGAAATCGAGTTTCCGGAGGTCTAGATTCTGCAATGATTATTCGTTTCTTGCTTTCAGGGAATATGGGCGGGTTGTCGTTAATGTCCCTCACCTTCACCTCCACATGGAAAACCTGCAGTGGCCTGTCCACGATCACCTCCAGGTGCATGCTGCACTCCGCGCTCCGCCCACACAGCTCCTCGCGGTCGATCCGAGAATTCACAAACAAAATGCCATTCTGCAGATTTACCTCCAGAAGGTCCCCGTGTGTTTTGGACGCCACCCGGAACAGGCGCGGCACCAGCTCCGCCAGCTCCAGCCCCAGGTCCTGAGCGATGCGGCCCACGAAGGTTCCGTGTTTTGCTTCCTCGGGGACGGAGTAGTGGAGCTGGCCACTACCCGTCTCCCAGGCTGCGAGGATCAGAAGCCAGAGCAGTAGTTGCCGCGGTCTTGGGCCTCCTTGCCAGGAAGACAGCATGGTACACTCCAAAAACCTCAGAGCTATCTGCAATACATACAACGCCTTACCTCAAACTGCCTCTCAAGGCCCAATTCTTATGGCTTCCTAGTGCGGAAGGATTCGCAAGAAGTATTCCGCTTTCTGCTATATTTTCTGCAGGAAGAAACGGCGGCTTTTTCTTCGCGGAAACGTTCTCAGTGAAGAGCGACACCATGCGCATGAACGTGTAAGTGTAAGTATGACTCAGTCTTCATATTTTCCATTGATGTAGTATTTTTTCCCCTTGCATTTCCTGACATTTTCACTGCAAATATGTAATTGAAGATTAAATGTTTACCTTCCCAGAAACAGCAAGTCACTGCATTCTGCTCAACATTTTATATTAGCTGACAATTGGTTGATGAGTTTCATTTTGCCACAAATTTACTTTTCCATGTGTAAGAATTCCATGCAGAACTTTAAGACAAAGAATATTCGACACTCGTTTTGGGACAATTGATCGGTAGTTTTGCATAGTCATGTAGGTTTTTGTGGTACTGTCCTCTTCCTGTAATATTTTTCAAGACCTCCTCACACAACAGCCATTGACTCCAAAAGGAAACATAACAATCACATAAGAATAAAATCGGTGAAGGTGAAAAATATTGGTAACTGATATATCAGATTTTGAATAAATACATCATATTTATAAATTTCCTTCAATGTGACTTGAGATGTAGAtatttatattcaaaagaaagtgTTCAGTCAATATGTGTGGGATtttgtatgtgagtgtgtgtatgtgcataaacacaataatttataaacaacaatgCTCTAAGGTTTTcgattctgtttttataaaatatgccTGGAACTAATATCCTATTTACTTAGTAGAATTTAACTTACCGCCGCCGGCTGCAATTTATACGAAAGCCACGCATTGTAGCCCGAATAGGCGTCCTGGTTAAACAGAATTTAACCAGTAGgttaaattttccattttctctctccatcttaCTTCATCATCACTGAGTAAAACCTTGCCGTCATTTAAATTGACTTTAATTTTCCAAGAAACAATAGCTAGACAAAGATGTTAACATATCTTTAgcgaggaaaaaaggaagaggatcTTACTTTTATCTGTTGTTATAACTATCTCTACCAAGCCACAAAATCCCAGGCCAAATGGTGTAACGAAAAATATATCATAGCTCCAATAATTATCTGGCCTGTTCTGTGCACAACTCTATAGGAAATGACTGTTGGGTTTATTTCCATAGCTCTGCTCTCCTCTGAAAATTTAGGCAGAGTATTTGGTATTCTCTTACCCTCATCATCCTCTCCTGCTCCATTACTTTTACTAACATAGTATTTCTCTTCTAATTCTTTCTATCTGGCTCCGCATTTCTTTATT from Nomascus leucogenys isolate Asia chromosome 2, Asia_NLE_v1, whole genome shotgun sequence encodes the following:
- the LOC115838343 gene encoding protocadherin alpha-13; protein product: MLSSWQGGPRPRQLLLWLLILAAWETGSGQLHYSVPEEAKHGTFVGRIAQDLGLELAELVPRLFRVASKTHGDLLEVNLQNGILFVNSRIDREELCGRSAECSMHLEVIVDRPLQVFHVEVKVRDINDNPPIFPESKKRIIIAESRPPETRFPLDGASDADIGVNSALTYRLDPNDYFTLDAQNSLEQMSSLSLVLRKTLDREEIQEHSLLLTASDGGKPELTGTVQLLITILDVNDNAPEFYQSVYKVTVLENAFNGTLVIKLNATDPDDGTNGDIVYSFRRPVSPAVVYAFTINPNNGEIRTKGKLDFEEKKLYEISVEAVDKGNIPMAGHCTLLVEVLDVNDNAPEVAITSLSLPIREDTQPSAIIALISVSDRDSGSNGQVTCTLTPHVPFKLVSTYKNYYSLVLDRALDRESVSAYELVVTARDGGSPSLWATASVSVGVADVNDNAPAFAQPEYTVFVKENNPPGCHIFTVSAQDADAQENALVSYSLVERRVGERALSSYVSVHAESGKVYALQPLDHEELELLQFQVSARDAGVPPLGSNVTLQVFVLDENDNSPALLTPGAGSAGGTVSELVPRSVGAGHVVAKVRAVDADSGYNAWLSYELQLAAVGARIPFRVGLYTGEISTTRTLDEVDAPRHRLLVLVKDHGEPALTATATVLLSLVESGQAPQASSRASAGAVGPEAALVDVNVYLIIAICAVSSLLVLTLLLYTALRCSAPPTEGAGAPGKPTLVCSSAVGSWSYSQQRRQRVCSGEGPHKTDLMAFSPSLPPCLGSAEGTGQRQEDSECLNEVSLYFKKLS